One Setaria italica strain Yugu1 chromosome I, Setaria_italica_v2.0, whole genome shotgun sequence DNA window includes the following coding sequences:
- the LOC111258000 gene encoding uncharacterized protein DDB_G0290685-like translates to MPRVVVFIDSDEDDEGGGGQAGRVLGKGAAIAGGGEALQPVNDVGLNPVGPGALGLAVVPIPPRKENPRALSRPRETEEDEDAEEVQEQEKKKGEEVEVMEVDEQEESGSDTEVAQESEQEEAAKGRSKQNGHGHSEEVQVQVQVQEHEQKTAGDMEVMEEEDSGSGNEVSQESEQEEAVEARSRQNGHGDSEEVQEQEQKTGEDVEVDEDSRSGNEISQASENEESVERRSRQNGHGDSEDGYEESKDSAAVADNEEEVGEKEMLEEEGDNQEDSHSIYDGEDEEEDGESEDDGHELGETGEVQPLTSSNAMAGGSVRSGGDGPRVFKRRIFEGICLLENPDSVGYVAKGIQGRTRSQRKCKDKKLLKRGTFSKPYNIDIPDSTSESEEDIVPPALQGGLMSSSDEDSRIFGKRKRRRARNKRWRKGLSTSSDESKEYRAYARDAGGAFRRLKKGASNLQVGKGGSNPGRAKYNGPNGGNPTDMANAQDGISFKRKAHTMRMKKRGRAAKDAYDELLNTLFAGWENHIDVPDHAENGNSLPLVFSFGDEDEPYEKTENDKYQEDLWRECGIAFESMNIGSHEEVLNVLMGKQFLQRKKLHAKTGSMNSLSMNK, encoded by the exons ATGCCGCGCGTGGTCGTCTTCATCGACAGCGACGAAGAcgacgaaggcggcggcggccaagccGGGCGCGTGCTTGGGAAGGGCGCCGCgatcgcgggcggcggcgaggccctgCAGCCCGTCAACGATGTGGGCCTCAACCCGGTGGGTCCGGGGGCGCTGGGGCTCGCGGTGGTGCCGATCCCGCCGCGGAAAGAAAACCCCCGCgcgctgtcgcggccgcgg gaaacagaggaggaCGAAGATGCAGAGGAGGTTCAGGAGCAGGAGAAGAAAAAGGGGGAAGAAGTGGAGGTGATGGAGGTGGATGAGCAGGAGGAAAGTGGGTCTGATACTGAAGTGGCCCAAGAGAGTGAGCAGGAAGAGgctgcgaagggaaggagcaagCAGAATGGCCATGGCCATAGTGAGGaggtgcaggtgcaggtgcaggtgcaggAGCACGAGCAGAAAACGGCGGGAGATATGGAGgttatggaggaggaggacagtgGGTCTGGCAATGAAGTATCCCAAGAGAGTGAGCAAGAAGAGGCTGTGGAGGCAAGGAGCAGACAGAATGGCCATGGTGATAGTGAGGAggtgcaggagcaggagcagaaaACAGGGGAAGATGTGGAGGTGGATGAGGACAGTAGGTCTGGCAATGAAATATCCCAAGCGAGTGAGAATGAAGAGTCTGTGGAGCGAAGGAGCAGACAGAATGGCCATGGCGATAGTGAGGACGGATACGAGGAAAGCAAAGattctgctgctgttgctgataatgaggaggaggtgggggaaAAGGAAATGTTGGAGGAGGAAGGTGACAATCAAGAAGACAGCCATAGCATCTACGATggcgaagacgaagaagaagatggtgaaTCCGAAGATGATGGGCATGAATTGGGTGAAACAGGGGAGGTGCAACCATTAACGTCCAGCAACGCCATGGCAGGTGGCAGTGTCAGGTCAGGAGGCGACGGCCCCCGAGTCTTCAAGAGGAGGATTTTTGAGGGGATATGTTTGCTTGAGAACCCTGATTCAGTTGGATATGTTGCCAAGGGTATCCAAGGGCGGACACGATCACAGCGAAAATGCAAGGACAAGAAACTGCTCAAACGTGGAACTTTCAGTAAACCTTACAATATTGATATTCCAGATTCGACATCAGAATCTGAAGAGGATATAGTGCCACCAGCGCTGCAGGGAGGGCTAATGTCATCAAGTGACGAGGACAGCAGGATTTTTGGCAAAAGAAAGCGCAGGAGAGCAAGAAACAAGAGATGGCGCAAGGGACTGAGTACCAGTAGTGATGAGTCTAAGGAGTACAGAGCATATGCAAGAGATGCCGGGGGGGCTTTTCGGAGGCTGAAGAAGGGGGCGTCCAATCTGCAGGTTGGCAAGGGTGGTTCAAATCCTGGCCGTGCTAAATACAATGGTCCAAATGGCGGGAATCCAACGGACATGGCCAATGCACAGGATGGTATTTCCTTCAAAAGAAAGGCACATACGATGAGGATGAAGAAGCGTGGTCGAGCAGCAAAAGACGCTTATGATGAGCTACTCAATACCTTGTTTGCCGGATGGGAGAATCATATAGATGTTCCTGATCATGCAGAAAATGGAAATAGTTTGCCTTTGGTGTTCTCATTCGGAGATGAAGATGAACCATACGAAAAAACAGAAAATGATAAGTATCAGGAAGATTTGTGGAGGGAATGTGGCATTGCTTTCGAATCCATGAATATTGGttctcatgaagaggtactgaACGTTCT GATGGGCAAGCAGTTCCTCCAGCGGAAGAAGCTTCATGCAAAAACGGGAAGCATGAATTCATTATCGATGAACAAATAG
- the LOC101767090 gene encoding probable serine/threonine-protein kinase PBL19 encodes MDCFRCFSSKGKKGKVEKRREGTTAPASPAAASFPSTVSTGARSNLSFSTASSAVGMSLSEDSSAAVRAAASKSSGSASVSSARSIPELYEERGANSLREFGFRELRAATSDFSRLLKVGEGGFGSVYKGVVRLPGGSAGGTVVAIKKLNPNGHQGHKQWLAEVHFLGVVEHPNLVNLIGYCASQSERGPQRLLVYEFMPNKTLDDHLFNKAYPVLPWDTRLEIALGAAEGLTYLHEGLEVQVIYRDFKASNVLLDEEFRAKLSDFGLAREGPSADHTHVSTAVMGTLGYAAPDYVETGHLTTKSDVWSFGVVLYEILTGRRSMERHRPKNEQKLLEWVKQYPVESKQFSRIIDTRLEGHYSKQGTRKIAKLANSCLAKHRRDRPTMREVVESLKQAMQHKELNGDAGALGESSPPDEVSGKPTTEDVAVASARRRMLHLAALGENANSIARRRFMLMRAVAAPTPT; translated from the exons ATGGATTGCTTCCGCTGCTTCAGCAGCAAGGGGAAGAAGGGCAAGGTCGAGAAGAGGCGGGAGGGGACAACGGCGCCGGCGTCCCCGGCGGCCGCCTCGTTCCCCTCCACCGTCTCCACGGGGGCGCGCTCCAACCTGTCCTTCTCCACGGCGTCGTCGGCCGTTGGCATGAGCCTGTCCGAGGACTCGAGCGCGGCGGTGCGGGCCGCGGCGAGCAAGTCGTCGGGCTCGGCCTCGGTCTCGTCGGCGCGGAGCATCCCGGAGCTGTACGAGGAGAGGGGAGCCAACAGCCTCCGCGAGTTCGGGTTCCGGGAGCTCCGGGCCGCCACCAGCGACTTCAGCCGCCTGCTCAAGGTCGGCGAGGGCGGCTTCGGTAGCGTCTACAAGGGCGTCGTCCGGCTGCCCGGTGGGTCCGCCGGCGGCACGGTGGTCGCCATCAAGAAACTCAATCCCAATGGCCATCAG GGGCACAAGCAATGGTTGGCAGAAGTTCATTTTCTGGGAGTTGTTGAGCACCCAAATCTCGTCAACCTCATTGGGTACTGCGCCTCGCAAAGTGAAAGGGGCCCTCAAAGGCTGCTGGTCTATGAGTTCATGCCGAACAAAACCTTGGACGACCATCTGTTCAATAAAGCATACCCTGTCCTCCCATGGGACACCAGGTTGGAAATAGCACTGGGTGCTGCTGAGGGATTGACGTACCTCCATGAGGGATTGGAAGTTCAG GTCATATATCGCGACTTCAAAGCTTCCAATGTCCTGCTGGATGAGGAGTTTAGAGCAAAACTTTCAGATTTTGGATTGGCAAGGGAAGGGCCATCAGCAGATCATACTCACGTATCTACAGCG GTTATGGGGACACTGGGCTATGCGGCTCCAGATTATGTCGAGACAGGCCATCTCACTACAAAGAGTGATGTTTGGAGCTTTGGGGTAGTTCTATATGAGATCCTCACTGGACGGCGCTCAATGGAGAGGCATCGTCCTAAGAATGAGCAGAAACTTCTTGAATGGGTGAAGCAGTATCCTGTCGAAAGTAAGCAGTTCAGCAGGATTATAGATACAAGGCTTGAAGGCCATTACTCTAAGCAGGGCACTAGAAAAATCGCCAAGTTGGCCAATAGTTGCCTTGCAAAACACAGAAGGGACCGTCCAACAATGAGAGAAGTGGTTGAGAGCCTGAAGCAAGCAATGCAGCACAAGGAGTTAAATGGGGACGCAGGGGCTTTGGGTGAGAGTTCACCACCTGATGAGGTGTCAGGGAAACCAACCACAGAGGATGTTGCCGTGGCATCAGCAAGGCGGCGGATGCTTCATCTGGCTGCCCTAGGTGAAAATGCAAACAGCATTGCGAGGAGGAGATTCATGCTCATGAGGGCTGTGGCTGCTCCAACTCCTACGTAA
- the LOC105913487 gene encoding uncharacterized protein LOC105913487, producing MALNWLELHPDKNRLPKAEVAFKIVSEVVSEEKEGKQERRWESVEHGRKQQATQRHNQDEGGEMMGGGSDGATGIGNCWPQLQTPHCGTERQDVQERNSGG from the exons atggcacTGAACTGGTTGGAG CTGCACCCGGACAAGAACAGGCTCCCCAAGGCGGAGGTCGCGTTCAAGATCGTCTCCGAG GTTGTCTCCGAGGAGAAAGAAGGGAAGCAGGAGCGGAGGTGGGAGAGCGTTGAGCATGGCAGGAAGCAGCAGGCCACTCAACGGCACAACCAG GATGAGGGAGGTGAAATGATGGGTGGGGGATCAGATGGCGCCACTGGCATTGGCAACTGCTGGCCGCAGCTACAGACTCCGCATTGTGGAACAGAGCGACAG GATGTACAAGAGAGAAACAGTGGAGGTTAG
- the LOC111258002 gene encoding SNF2 domain-containing protein CLASSY 3-like, protein MGLDAEYKISLASIHPSLIARAKLSEKEESMVDKPKLESLRSSPSEGVKTRFVLEIVNLCEALNERVLVFSQYLDPLSLIMEQLKARFNWAEGKEILLMSGNVLVKNRQTMMETFNNMKSKAKVMLASTKACCEGITLIGASRVVLLDVVWNPSVGRQAIGRAYRIGQEKIVYTYNLIAEGTAEKSKYDRQAKKEHMSKLLFSKEVEHGDLPPELTLNDRILEEMTAREDLKKLFVKIYIDNQTDGSPGETEKNTTCAHA, encoded by the exons ATGGGTCTTGATGCGGAATACAAGATCTCACTTGCATCAATACATCCATCCCTCATTGCCAGAGCAAAATTGTCTGAGAAAGAGGAGTCTATGGTTGACAAGCCTAAGCTAGAGAGTTTACGATCCTCTCCATCGGAAGGGGTTAAGACGAGGTTTGTTTTGGAAATTGTCAATCTTTGTGAAGCATTAAATGAGCGGGTACTAGTATTCAGCCAATATCTTGATCCATTGTCCTTGATCATGGAGCAGCTGAAAGCAAGGTTCAATTGGGCTGAAGGCAAAGAGATCCTGCTAATGAGTGGAAATGTCCTGGTTAAAAATCGCCAAACCATGATGGAAACTTTTAATAACATGAAAAGCAAGGCCAAGGTAATGCTTGCATCAACCAAGGCATGCTGTGAAGGCATTACGCTTATTGGGGCATCACGTGTGGTTCTACTTGATGTTGTGTGGAACCCTTCAGTTGGAAGGCAAGCCATCGGCCGAGCTTACAGAATCGGTCAGGAGAAGATTGTGTACACGTACAATCTAATTGCAGAAGGCACAGCAGAGAAGAGCAAATATGACAGGCAAGCTAAGAAGGAGCACATGTCTAAATTGCTCTTTTCAAAAGAAGTGGAGCATGGAGACTTGCCACCAGAACTAACACTCAATGATAGGATTTTGGAAGAAATGACTGCACGTGAAGACCTCAAAAAATTGTTTGTAAAGATTTACATTGATAATCAAACTGATGGTTCACCTG GAGAGACGGAGAAGAACACTACATGTGCACATGCCTAA
- the LOC101767493 gene encoding LOW QUALITY PROTEIN: U6 snRNA phosphodiesterase-like (The sequence of the model RefSeq protein was modified relative to this genomic sequence to represent the inferred CDS: inserted 1 base in 1 codon) — protein MDTLMANYASDSDSDGGEPAAAPAGAPEVPEASALLPPPPLDLLQPPNFVDYSAMAQGSRVRSFPHVEGNYAVHVYIPVVIPSDAKKQLALAMKRAASLVPDLYAVDADYALSELCKDEQKLEKVLLSREFHVSLGRPVAVQVHQIDSFVAMLCQKFQSQQRYWMEFNKWEHFVNDXCTRSFLSLEVTRTGLPEISKQILMVDEVYRLHGLPEFYKNPRPHISLVWALGDISSKLKQTIKDIEKYQSSQSSMSSLQKCNVRCKFSRVVCKVGKKVYDICNVAD, from the exons ATGGACACGCTCATGGCGAACTACGCGTCCGACTCCGACTCtgacggcggcgagccggcggccgcccccgccggggCCCCGGAGGTTCCAGAAGCCTCGGCCTTGCTCCCTCCACCTCCCCTCGACCTCCTCCAGCCCCCCAACTTCGTAG ATTACTCGGCGATGGCGCAGGGGAGTCGTGTCCGGAGCTTCCCACATGTGGAAGGCAACTACGCTGTACATGTCTATATCCCTG TTGTCATACCTTCAGATGCAAAGAAACAGCTAGCCCTTGCTATGAAAAGAGCTGCATCTCTTGTTCCGGATCTTTATGCTGTTGATGCAGACTATGCACTTTCTGAATTGTGCAAGGATGAACAGAAGCTTGAGAAAGTGCTTTTGAGCAGGGAGTTTCATGTAAGCTTAGGAAGACCTGTTGCAGTTCAGGTGCATCAAATTGACTCCTTCGTTGCAATGCTTTGCCAAAAGTTCCAGTCGCAACAACG GTACTGGATGGAGTTCAATAAGTGGGAGCACTTTGTCAATG GATGTACGCGGTCATTTCTTTCATTAGAAGTTACAAGAACTGGTTTGCCAGAG ATAAGTAAGCAGATACTTATGGTAGATGAAGTATATCGATTACATGGTCTTCCTGAGTTTTACAAG AATCCACGGCCACATATTTCTTTGGTGTGGGCATTGGGTGATATCAGCAGCAAACTGAAGCAGACAATAAAGGACATTGAAAAATATCAGAGCAGTCAGAGCAGTATGAGCTCATTGCAAAAGTGTAATGTTCGATGCAAGTTCAGTCGTGTAGTCTGTAAAGTAGGTAAGAAGGTGTACGATATCTGTAATGTTGCAGACTGA